In Sphingomonas paeninsulae, the following proteins share a genomic window:
- a CDS encoding YoaK family protein: protein MIRHSRAVQALAIALAALAGYVDAVAYIETGGFFVSFMSGNTTRLGVGLSGQSHAAAIAFGLIGCFVMGVTGASLAGDWAGRFRRVVVLSMVSVLLVASAVLASFGDESVAIACLAVGMGAENAVVGQAGETPIGLTYMTGTIVNLGRCLAIAIRGGDPVGWRSYLLLWCGLLSGAVLGASADHAMGMSALWLGAGLAAVLALISAHRQVNLANPKLKG from the coding sequence ATGATCCGGCATAGTCGCGCGGTTCAGGCGCTGGCGATCGCCCTTGCCGCGCTGGCAGGCTATGTGGATGCCGTCGCCTATATCGAGACGGGCGGGTTCTTCGTGTCGTTCATGAGCGGCAATACTACGCGGCTGGGTGTTGGTCTTTCCGGGCAGAGCCATGCCGCCGCGATCGCATTCGGCCTGATCGGTTGCTTTGTCATGGGCGTGACGGGCGCATCACTTGCGGGCGACTGGGCGGGTCGATTTCGGCGCGTTGTGGTGCTGTCGATGGTGTCGGTGCTCCTGGTGGCATCGGCGGTGCTCGCGTCGTTTGGAGACGAGTCCGTTGCCATCGCCTGCCTTGCGGTTGGGATGGGCGCGGAAAATGCCGTTGTCGGTCAGGCGGGGGAAACGCCGATCGGGCTGACGTACATGACCGGCACCATCGTCAATCTGGGGCGGTGCCTCGCCATCGCCATTCGCGGCGGCGACCCGGTCGGCTGGCGTTCCTATCTGCTGCTGTGGTGCGGCCTGTTGAGTGGCGCGGTTCTGGGAGCCAGCGCCGATCATGCGATGGGGATGTCGGCGCTGTGGCTGGGAGCAGGGCTCGCTGCCGTTCTGGCCCTGATCAGTGCGCACCGACAGGTTAACCTCGCTAATCCAAAGCTTAAGGGCTAG
- a CDS encoding pyridoxal-dependent decarboxylase, translated as MVANMFGWTPVNSGAIYTYGGGGCWTYGLKYGLTRVLKDSREKGVRTDAKVICSQQAHYVQQNATDWLGLGMDNIVHVRTDVATNQMDLVHLEELLTDFAARGIPVATVVCTMGTTDASAFDPIGLVREVMDRHPNPEGFGKAVLYADAVVGWSWIYFKDYDFEANPLEFSDRILPVLRRNGEAMRELEYADCVGIDFHKVGWAPYVSSCFLYRDATEFESIHRRGADAYLQARTPYNPMYYTLEVSRTASGSLAGWATLKYFGKEGMQAILGGILETKYYLYDLIRSHPDMVCVNPDDTGLITLFRVYPEGVDAQVQFGRELSDPALRSDLIKHNHLTEAVGNKLFEWFRSGKQIDGKYTPYMSFSTGFRDATYNRDGTDEEAVVYALKSFPMNVFITPETMQWALHCVAAARDEVLKR; from the coding sequence ATGGTCGCGAACATGTTTGGCTGGACTCCGGTCAACAGCGGCGCGATCTACACTTATGGCGGCGGTGGCTGCTGGACCTACGGCCTGAAATACGGCCTGACGCGGGTGCTCAAGGATTCGCGCGAAAAGGGCGTGCGGACGGACGCCAAGGTAATTTGTTCGCAGCAGGCGCATTACGTGCAGCAGAACGCGACCGACTGGCTCGGCCTCGGCATGGACAACATCGTCCACGTCCGCACTGATGTGGCGACCAACCAGATGGATCTCGTCCATCTCGAGGAATTGCTGACCGATTTTGCCGCGCGCGGCATCCCGGTCGCGACCGTCGTCTGCACGATGGGCACAACCGACGCGAGCGCGTTCGATCCGATCGGCTTGGTCCGTGAAGTGATGGACCGCCACCCCAATCCCGAGGGCTTCGGCAAGGCGGTATTATATGCCGATGCGGTCGTCGGATGGTCGTGGATCTACTTCAAGGACTATGACTTCGAGGCCAATCCGCTCGAATTCTCCGACCGTATCCTGCCCGTGCTGCGCCGCAATGGCGAGGCGATGCGCGAGCTTGAATATGCCGATTGCGTCGGGATCGATTTCCACAAGGTCGGCTGGGCGCCCTATGTCAGCAGCTGCTTCCTGTACCGCGACGCGACCGAATTCGAGTCGATCCACCGCCGCGGCGCGGACGCCTATCTGCAGGCGCGTACGCCGTATAACCCGATGTATTACACACTCGAAGTGTCGCGCACCGCATCGGGCTCGCTCGCGGGTTGGGCGACGCTCAAATATTTCGGCAAGGAAGGGATGCAGGCGATCCTCGGCGGCATCCTCGAGACCAAATATTACCTCTACGATCTCATCCGCAGCCATCCTGACATGGTCTGCGTCAACCCGGACGACACCGGGCTGATAACGCTGTTCCGGGTCTATCCCGAGGGCGTGGACGCGCAGGTGCAATTCGGTCGCGAACTGAGCGATCCTGCGCTGCGCAGCGACCTGATCAAGCATAACCATCTGACCGAAGCGGTTGGCAACAAGCTGTTCGAATGGTTCCGCTCGGGCAAGCAGATCGACGGTAAGTACACGCCGTATATGAGCTTCAGCACGGGCTTCCGCGACGCGACCTATAATCGTGACGGGACCGACGAAGAAGCCGTCGTCTACGCGCTGAAGTCGTTTCCGATGAACGTTTTCATCACGCCCGAGACGATGCAGTGGGCGCTGCACTGCGTCGCGGCAGCCCGCGACGAAGTGCTCAAACGGTAA
- a CDS encoding response regulator codes for MTQNVEIRVSLVDGDPAIRRARQIMLRSELYDVRSYSTCAALLADPVSRDYFCIVLDVRMHDVDGVAFLREMRATGWHGRAILLDDTDPEDALVRKADRHGDKIFNRAIGDRPLVAAIAGMSEAICPPTA; via the coding sequence ATCACCCAGAATGTTGAAATCCGTGTTTCCCTTGTCGATGGCGACCCGGCGATACGACGCGCGCGCCAGATCATGTTGCGCTCAGAACTCTACGATGTCCGGTCGTATTCCACCTGCGCGGCGCTGCTCGCCGATCCGGTTTCGCGGGATTATTTCTGTATCGTCCTCGACGTCCGAATGCACGATGTCGACGGTGTGGCGTTCCTGCGCGAGATGAGGGCAACCGGGTGGCACGGCAGGGCTATTCTTTTGGATGACACCGATCCGGAGGACGCATTGGTGCGGAAGGCAGACCGACACGGTGACAAGATATTCAACCGTGCGATCGGTGACCGGCCACTGGTTGCCGCCATCGCTGGGATGAGTGAGGCGATCTGCCCGCCAACTGCGTAA
- a CDS encoding universal stress protein, with product MMYQTIMVHLKLSHTNTGLLTVVSELADRFGSRIVGVVACQPIPIVYCEVPLPPTLMEEDTKEIRREMGLAEAEFRAAFFGKPNQIEWRSSIGLEPTSDFVAREARCADLVVTSAVSFDPSDTARRENPAQIVLQTGRPVLIVPRDAPGLKLNRMTIAWKETPEARRAVADALPLLKTASHVSIVHLAPERDRHDALAGMKDVAGWLDRHGIVAEVIFTPTTQGDDAYQLNEALENNRTDVVVAGAYGHSRLRQWVFGGVTRDLTLHAGYCALLSH from the coding sequence ATGATGTATCAGACGATCATGGTTCATTTGAAGCTGTCGCATACCAACACCGGTTTGCTGACGGTCGTCAGCGAACTCGCCGACCGTTTCGGGTCGAGAATAGTCGGGGTGGTTGCCTGTCAGCCGATCCCTATCGTGTATTGCGAGGTTCCTCTGCCGCCGACGCTGATGGAGGAGGACACAAAAGAGATCCGCCGCGAAATGGGACTGGCGGAAGCCGAGTTCCGGGCGGCGTTTTTTGGCAAACCCAATCAGATCGAATGGCGGTCTTCAATTGGGCTCGAGCCGACTTCGGATTTCGTGGCGCGAGAAGCCCGCTGTGCCGATCTCGTGGTGACCAGTGCGGTTTCGTTCGACCCGAGCGACACCGCGCGCAGGGAAAATCCGGCCCAGATCGTGTTGCAAACAGGGCGACCTGTGTTGATCGTGCCGCGTGATGCGCCCGGTTTGAAGCTAAATCGCATGACCATTGCGTGGAAGGAAACGCCCGAGGCAAGGCGCGCGGTGGCCGATGCGCTGCCGCTGCTGAAGACGGCGAGCCATGTCAGCATCGTGCATCTGGCACCCGAGCGTGACCGCCATGACGCCTTGGCTGGGATGAAGGATGTGGCCGGATGGCTCGACCGGCACGGGATTGTGGCTGAGGTGATCTTCACGCCGACGACGCAGGGCGACGACGCCTATCAACTCAACGAGGCACTTGAGAACAACCGGACCGATGTCGTGGTCGCGGGTGCCTATGGACATAGCCGGTTGCGTCAGTGGGTGTTCGGCGGGGTTACGCGCGACCTGACGCTTCATGCCGGTTATTGCGCGCTGCTGTCGCATTGA
- a CDS encoding PAS domain-containing sensor histidine kinase — protein MTSTPPEQSHSGAEIAARRQAMMAEELGLLIDGATNYAIYMLDPAGRVTLWNRGAERIKGWSEAEIIGQDVAVFYPPDDVAAGKPVRDLALANDLGRIEEESWRVRKDGSEFLASVTITALRDENGALRGFGKVIRDITDQKAAEAAIVRREHHLHSILATVPDAMIVMDERGTVASFSAAAEQLFGFAENEVVGRNVSMLMPSGDRSAHDGHLSTYLKTGERHIIGSIRSVTAMRRNGERFPIELAVGEVSIAGERIFTGFIRDVTARVESERRMQELQSELVHVSRVSAMGTMASTLAHEINQPLTAIVNYLETAREMIGDAPDGALGGIAEAIELAAAQSLRAGQIVRRLRAFVDGGETGFELEPLDVLVREATTLGLLGAHEAGVMVATDIASGLGHVRVDRIQIQQVIVNLIRNALHSMQATVCKELRIATARDEPGWVRIAVIDTGGGIEAGVRARLFEAFATTKEDGMGLGLSICRTIVEAHGGRIWADAVEGGGTAFNFTVPLADVFNA, from the coding sequence TTGACCTCAACGCCCCCCGAGCAAAGCCATAGCGGGGCCGAAATAGCGGCGCGGCGGCAGGCGATGATGGCCGAAGAACTCGGGCTGCTGATCGACGGCGCGACTAATTACGCGATCTATATGCTCGATCCGGCGGGCCGGGTGACGCTGTGGAACCGTGGCGCCGAACGCATCAAGGGGTGGAGCGAAGCGGAGATCATCGGGCAGGATGTCGCGGTCTTCTATCCGCCCGACGATGTGGCTGCGGGCAAGCCAGTACGCGACCTTGCGCTGGCAAATGATCTGGGGCGTATCGAGGAAGAAAGCTGGCGGGTTCGCAAGGACGGGTCGGAGTTTCTGGCGAGCGTGACGATCACCGCGCTTCGCGATGAGAATGGTGCGCTGAGGGGCTTCGGCAAGGTCATTCGCGACATTACCGATCAGAAGGCGGCCGAGGCGGCGATCGTCCGCCGTGAGCATCATTTGCATTCGATTCTGGCGACCGTTCCTGATGCGATGATCGTGATGGACGAGCGGGGGACGGTCGCTTCGTTCAGCGCCGCCGCCGAACAACTCTTTGGGTTTGCCGAAAACGAAGTCGTCGGGCGCAACGTCAGCATGTTGATGCCATCTGGCGACCGTTCGGCCCATGACGGCCATTTGTCGACCTATCTGAAAACCGGTGAACGGCACATCATCGGCAGTATTCGCAGCGTGACCGCGATGCGGCGGAATGGCGAGAGGTTCCCTATCGAACTGGCGGTGGGTGAGGTTTCGATCGCGGGGGAGCGGATTTTCACCGGATTTATTCGCGACGTCACGGCGCGGGTCGAGAGCGAGCGGCGGATGCAGGAATTACAGTCCGAACTCGTCCATGTCTCGCGGGTCAGCGCGATGGGGACGATGGCCTCGACACTGGCGCATGAGATCAACCAGCCGCTGACCGCGATTGTAAACTATCTGGAAACCGCACGCGAGATGATTGGTGACGCACCCGATGGCGCGCTAGGGGGGATTGCGGAGGCCATCGAACTGGCGGCGGCGCAATCGCTGCGCGCGGGGCAGATCGTTCGTCGGTTGCGGGCGTTTGTCGATGGCGGTGAAACCGGTTTCGAGCTGGAGCCGCTGGATGTGCTGGTGAGGGAAGCGACGACGCTGGGCCTGTTGGGCGCGCATGAAGCCGGGGTAATGGTGGCGACCGACATTGCGTCTGGGCTAGGTCACGTTCGGGTGGACCGGATTCAGATCCAGCAGGTGATCGTCAACCTTATCCGCAACGCGCTTCACTCGATGCAGGCGACGGTGTGTAAGGAACTGCGGATCGCTACAGCTCGGGACGAGCCGGGCTGGGTGAGGATCGCGGTTATCGACACCGGCGGAGGGATCGAGGCTGGCGTTCGGGCACGTCTTTTCGAGGCGTTCGCAACCACGAAGGAAGATGGCATGGGGCTGGGTTTGTCGATCTGCCGAACGATTGTCGAGGCGCATGGCGGGCGCATCTGGGCCGATGCGGTGGAGGGTGGCGGGACAGCGTTCAATTTTACTGTCCCGCTGGCGGATGTTTTTAATGCCTGA
- a CDS encoding host attachment family protein produces the protein MLVFHGAMILVIDGAKLSLFRNRGRDFAIDLELVEHSVQHAAQTADIGTDKPGRSFSSVGHGRSAHETTDFHQADEDDFARAAIDRLNALALQSDFDFIIVAAPHVLGFIRPRYSADLKKRLVAEIDKDYAGRPAADVAELLLNYTA, from the coding sequence ATGCTCGTTTTTCATGGTGCCATGATCCTTGTCATCGATGGTGCAAAACTGTCGCTGTTCCGCAATCGCGGACGCGACTTTGCCATCGATCTCGAACTGGTGGAGCACAGCGTCCAGCACGCGGCGCAGACAGCCGACATCGGCACCGATAAGCCAGGTCGGAGTTTCAGTTCGGTGGGCCATGGGCGGAGCGCGCACGAAACGACTGATTTCCACCAAGCCGATGAGGACGATTTCGCGAGGGCCGCAATCGACAGGTTGAACGCACTGGCGCTACAATCCGATTTCGATTTTATCATCGTGGCCGCGCCGCATGTGCTGGGCTTCATCCGCCCGCGATATAGTGCGGACCTGAAAAAGCGGCTCGTGGCCGAAATCGACAAGGACTATGCCGGTCGGCCAGCCGCCGATGTGGCGGAATTGCTTTTGAATTATACGGCGTAA
- a CDS encoding response regulator transcription factor, producing MPETLNAVYVVDDDEAIRQSVGFLLRKAGYDVTAFVSGDEFLKAVTRESQGCVLLDVRMAGLDGLEVQARLNALGIVLPVIMLTGHGDVTLAVRAIKAGAIEFLEKPFERVVLLAAIEDGLRHAKRGIQDKLAKEDAVVRIAALTAREHDVLNGMVAGRPNKLIAFDLSIATRTVEVHRANLMEKLHARSLSDVLRIAFAAGLDEPSPL from the coding sequence ATGCCTGAGACGCTCAACGCGGTTTATGTCGTCGATGATGACGAGGCGATCAGGCAGTCGGTCGGGTTCCTGCTGCGGAAAGCCGGTTATGACGTTACCGCGTTTGTGTCCGGCGACGAGTTTCTGAAGGCCGTCACGCGCGAGAGTCAGGGCTGCGTCCTGCTCGACGTTCGGATGGCGGGACTGGACGGGCTGGAGGTTCAGGCGCGGCTCAATGCGCTGGGCATCGTCTTGCCCGTCATCATGCTGACCGGGCACGGCGACGTGACGCTGGCGGTGCGCGCAATCAAGGCGGGGGCCATCGAGTTTCTGGAAAAGCCGTTCGAGCGCGTGGTCCTGCTGGCGGCGATCGAAGATGGCCTGCGCCATGCAAAGCGGGGCATTCAGGATAAACTTGCCAAAGAGGACGCGGTCGTGCGGATCGCTGCGCTGACTGCCCGCGAGCACGACGTCCTGAACGGAATGGTTGCGGGGCGTCCGAACAAGCTGATCGCGTTCGACCTGAGCATAGCGACACGCACGGTCGAAGTTCACCGCGCCAATCTGATGGAAAAGCTTCATGCGAGGAGCCTTTCCGACGTATTGCGGATCGCGTTCGCGGCAGGACTGGATGAGCCTAGCCCGTTGTAA
- a CDS encoding GNAT family N-acetyltransferase, with protein sequence MINADWSADLTTNSGFEFSVRPANALDEAALKSFFAGVTPEDLRFRFLTGLTTVGQSQIDAMTDVDHRTTENFLAFVDDGSELIATAMLACDGGMETGEVAMAILPHYKGRGVSWDLLNHVARYAKAKGVKTIQSIERRDHRAAIDMEREMGFVVGPYPGDPALTLVQRRLG encoded by the coding sequence ATGATCAATGCAGACTGGAGTGCCGACCTGACCACGAACAGCGGTTTCGAGTTTAGCGTGAGGCCTGCCAATGCGTTGGACGAGGCGGCCCTGAAATCGTTCTTTGCTGGCGTGACGCCCGAGGATCTGCGGTTTCGGTTTCTGACCGGCCTGACGACGGTCGGGCAGTCGCAAATCGATGCGATGACCGATGTCGATCACCGGACGACCGAGAATTTTCTGGCGTTCGTCGATGACGGATCGGAACTGATCGCGACGGCCATGCTGGCCTGTGACGGCGGGATGGAAACCGGCGAGGTAGCTATGGCGATTCTGCCTCACTATAAAGGGCGCGGGGTAAGCTGGGATTTGCTGAACCATGTCGCGCGCTATGCTAAGGCGAAGGGGGTGAAAACCATCCAGTCGATCGAACGGCGCGATCATCGGGCGGCGATCGATATGGAGCGTGAAATGGGCTTTGTCGTCGGGCCATATCCGGGTGATCCGGCGCTCACGCTGGTTCAGCGTCGGCTTGGATAG
- a CDS encoding acetyl-CoA hydrolase/transferase family protein → MRNTGNRIQCDALRSKITDADTAAAFITSGSTVGLSGFTGSGYPKAVPLALAARIDAEHVAGNPFRVRVWTGASTGPELDGALAKADGIEFRLPYNSDPIAREKINRGEMEYFDMHLSQVAPMAWQGFLGPLDTAVVEVSGIRADGSLIPSSSVGNNKTWLDRASKVILEVNRWQNPALEGMHDIYYGTALPPHRVPIPLIRPDDRIGEAYLRCDPAKILAIVETDAPDRNLPFAAPDAAAHQIAGHLIEFFRHEVAKGRLPASLLPLQSGVGNIANAVLSGLVGGPFEDMTSYTEVIQDGMLDLLDSGKLRMASATAFSLSPQAAARLNADMGRYREKMILRPQEISNHPELIRRLGCLAMNGLIEADIYGNVNSTHIMGSRIQNGIGGSGDFARNAYVSIFMTPSTAKGGKISAIVPQASHVDHITQDVQVLVTEQGLADLRGLSPKQRAAVIIANCAHPDYRPALADYYRRALIGSYGQQSPSLPGEALSWHQRFIDTGTMRR, encoded by the coding sequence ATGCGAAACACCGGCAACCGCATCCAGTGCGACGCGCTCCGTTCCAAAATCACCGATGCCGATACCGCCGCCGCATTTATCACGTCGGGCAGCACGGTGGGCTTAAGCGGGTTCACGGGGTCGGGTTATCCCAAGGCCGTGCCGCTGGCACTGGCCGCGCGGATCGACGCCGAACACGTGGCGGGCAACCCGTTCAGGGTCCGCGTGTGGACTGGGGCATCGACCGGTCCCGAACTCGATGGCGCATTGGCCAAGGCGGACGGCATCGAGTTTCGCCTGCCGTATAATTCAGATCCGATCGCGCGCGAAAAAATCAATCGCGGTGAGATGGAATATTTCGATATGCACCTGAGCCAGGTCGCGCCGATGGCGTGGCAGGGGTTTCTGGGGCCGCTCGATACAGCCGTCGTCGAGGTGTCGGGGATACGCGCGGACGGTTCGCTGATCCCGTCGTCTTCGGTCGGCAACAACAAGACGTGGCTCGACCGCGCGAGCAAGGTGATCCTTGAGGTCAATCGCTGGCAGAACCCCGCGCTGGAGGGGATGCACGACATTTATTACGGTACGGCGCTGCCCCCGCATCGCGTGCCGATCCCGCTGATTCGGCCCGACGACCGCATCGGCGAGGCGTATCTGCGCTGCGATCCGGCAAAGATCCTCGCGATCGTCGAAACCGACGCGCCCGACCGCAATCTGCCATTTGCCGCGCCGGATGCAGCCGCGCACCAGATCGCCGGGCATCTGATCGAGTTCTTCCGGCATGAGGTTGCCAAAGGACGCTTGCCCGCATCGCTGTTGCCGCTGCAATCCGGGGTCGGCAACATCGCCAACGCCGTGCTGAGCGGTCTGGTCGGTGGGCCGTTCGAGGACATGACATCGTACACCGAGGTCATTCAGGACGGGATGCTCGACCTGCTGGATTCAGGAAAACTGCGCATGGCGTCGGCCACCGCCTTTTCGCTCAGTCCCCAAGCGGCGGCGCGGCTGAACGCGGACATGGGCCGGTATCGCGAAAAGATGATCCTGCGCCCGCAGGAAATCAGCAACCACCCCGAACTGATCCGCAGGCTTGGCTGCCTTGCCATGAACGGGCTGATCGAGGCGGATATCTACGGCAATGTGAACTCGACACACATCATGGGATCGCGCATCCAGAACGGCATCGGCGGGTCGGGCGACTTTGCGCGCAATGCCTATGTGTCGATCTTCATGACGCCATCGACGGCCAAGGGCGGCAAGATTTCAGCCATCGTACCGCAGGCCAGTCACGTCGATCACATTACGCAGGATGTGCAGGTGCTGGTGACCGAACAGGGGCTGGCGGATTTGCGCGGATTAAGCCCGAAACAACGCGCGGCGGTGATTATCGCGAATTGCGCGCATCCGGACTATCGACCTGCGCTGGCCGATTATTACCGCCGCGCGCTGATCGGTTCATACGGCCAGCAGTCGCCGTCGCTGCCGGGCGAGGCGTTGTCGTGGCACCAGCGATTTATCGATACGGGGACGATGAGGAGGTAG
- a CDS encoding VIT1/CCC1 transporter family protein → MTRLKTLPEHHLVARVGWLRAAVLGANDGILSTASLILGVATAGGSRANILIAGTAGLVAGAMSMAAGEYVSVSSQHDTEQADLSRERAELKSDPVGEAEELSQIYVERGVDDATARTVSQELMAKDALGAHARDELGITMVSLARPLQAAVTSAATFTCGALMPLLIVMFAPARLLIVAETVGTLLFLALLGAIGGAAGGAGIGRATMRVLLCGGLALGITAGIGRLVGTAI, encoded by the coding sequence GTGACGCGGCTGAAGACATTGCCCGAACATCATCTCGTCGCGCGGGTGGGGTGGCTGCGCGCAGCTGTTCTGGGGGCAAATGACGGGATATTATCGACGGCCAGCCTGATACTCGGCGTCGCGACTGCTGGCGGGTCGAGGGCTAATATCCTGATCGCGGGAACAGCGGGCCTTGTAGCGGGTGCGATGTCGATGGCCGCCGGTGAATATGTGTCGGTCAGTTCGCAGCATGACACCGAACAGGCGGACCTTTCGCGTGAGCGTGCCGAACTAAAAAGCGACCCTGTCGGCGAGGCCGAGGAGTTGTCGCAAATCTATGTGGAACGCGGCGTGGATGACGCAACGGCGCGCACGGTTTCCCAAGAGTTGATGGCAAAAGACGCGCTGGGCGCTCACGCCCGCGACGAACTCGGCATCACGATGGTCAGCCTCGCGCGCCCATTGCAAGCGGCGGTTACGTCCGCCGCGACGTTTACGTGCGGGGCGCTGATGCCGTTGCTGATCGTGATGTTTGCCCCTGCCCGGCTTTTGATTGTCGCAGAGACGGTGGGGACACTGTTGTTTCTGGCGCTGCTCGGGGCGATTGGTGGCGCGGCGGGCGGTGCCGGTATTGGGCGCGCTACGATGCGCGTGTTGCTGTGCGGCGGGCTGGCTCTCGGCATAACGGCGGGCATTGGGCGGCTGGTGGGTACAGCGATCTGA